The following are from one region of the Azoarcus sp. PA01 genome:
- a CDS encoding dihydroxy-acid dehydratase: protein GIGMGTEGMKYSLVSREVIADSIETCVNGLWQDGVVVIGGCDKNMPGGMIALVRTNVPGIYVYGGTIKPGITRAGI, encoded by the coding sequence TGGCATCGGCATGGGCACCGAGGGCATGAAGTATTCGCTGGTGTCGCGGGAAGTGATCGCCGACAGCATCGAGACCTGCGTCAATGGGCTGTGGCAGGACGGGGTCGTGGTGATCGGCGGATGCGACAAGAACATGCCCGGCGGCATGATCGCGCTTGTCCGCACCAACGTGCCGGGAATCTACGTCTATGGCGGCACGATCAAACCGGGCATTACAAGGGCAGGGATCTGA